The following proteins come from a genomic window of Myroides odoratus DSM 2801:
- the uvrB gene encoding excinuclease ABC subunit UvrB — protein sequence MKFDLQSDYSPTGDQPEAISQLTQSILDNQKYQTLVGVTGSGKTFSVANVIQEVQKPTLVLAHNKTLAAQLYSEFKSFFPNNAVEYFVSYYDYYQPEAFIPVTGQYIEKDLSINEELEKLRLSTTSTLLSGRRDVLVVASVSCLYGIGNPIEFQKNVISIEIDQQISRTQLLHRLVQSLYARTEADFTPGYFRIKGDTIEVFPSYADNPYRIHFFGDEIEAIEVFDVTTAQVIEKFTRLNIYPANMFVTSPDVLNNAIWEIQQDLEKQVTYFKEIGKHLEAKRLEERTNFDLEMMKELGYCSGIENYSRYLDGREPGTRPFCLLDYFPDDYLMVVDESHVTISQVHAMYGGDRSRKENLVEYGFRLPAALDNRPLKFEEFEAMQNQVIYVSATPADYELQKSEGVIVEQLIRPTGLLDPIIEIRPTENQIDDLIEEIQQRVDKDERTLVTTLTKRMAEELAKYFTRMGVRCRYVHSDVDTLERIEIMQDLRKGLFDVLIGVNLLREGLDLPEVSLVAILDADKEGFLRSHRSLTQTVGRAARNVNGKAIMYADKITASMQKTIDETNYRRSKQIAYNTQHNITPKGLNKKISNDLIKPTYDELMTEQVKKVAEEQVKYHSKEEIQKLINSKRKEMEKAAMDLNFMLAAQLRDEIQILKDKL from the coding sequence ATGAAATTTGATTTACAATCTGATTATAGTCCCACCGGTGATCAACCGGAAGCGATTAGCCAATTGACCCAAAGTATTTTGGACAATCAGAAATATCAAACACTTGTAGGGGTTACGGGATCAGGTAAGACATTTAGTGTTGCCAACGTAATTCAAGAAGTACAAAAACCAACCTTAGTTTTAGCACACAATAAAACGCTGGCTGCGCAATTGTATTCGGAATTTAAAAGTTTCTTCCCCAACAATGCTGTAGAGTATTTCGTTTCTTATTACGACTACTATCAACCGGAAGCATTTATTCCTGTTACGGGACAATACATCGAGAAAGATTTATCCATCAATGAAGAACTAGAAAAGCTCCGTTTAAGCACCACTTCTACCCTACTATCAGGTCGTCGCGATGTTTTAGTTGTTGCCTCTGTTTCTTGTCTCTATGGTATTGGAAACCCGATTGAGTTCCAAAAGAACGTTATTTCCATCGAAATAGATCAACAAATTAGCCGTACACAATTGCTACACCGACTGGTGCAAAGCTTATATGCTCGTACTGAAGCCGATTTCACACCGGGTTACTTTAGAATCAAAGGAGATACAATTGAAGTATTCCCAAGCTATGCAGACAATCCGTACCGCATTCACTTCTTTGGAGATGAAATTGAAGCCATTGAGGTATTTGATGTAACAACAGCACAGGTCATCGAGAAATTTACGCGTTTGAATATCTATCCTGCGAATATGTTTGTAACCTCTCCCGATGTGTTAAACAACGCCATTTGGGAAATACAACAAGACTTGGAAAAACAAGTCACTTATTTCAAAGAAATTGGAAAACACCTGGAGGCAAAACGCCTAGAAGAGCGAACAAATTTCGACCTAGAAATGATGAAAGAACTGGGATATTGTTCTGGAATCGAAAACTACTCTCGCTACTTAGATGGTAGAGAGCCTGGAACGCGTCCGTTTTGTTTGTTGGATTATTTCCCGGATGACTACTTGATGGTTGTCGATGAGAGTCACGTGACAATCTCTCAAGTACACGCCATGTATGGTGGAGACCGCTCAAGAAAAGAAAATTTAGTTGAATATGGCTTTCGATTACCTGCAGCCCTTGATAACCGACCATTAAAGTTTGAGGAATTTGAAGCCATGCAGAACCAAGTCATCTACGTTTCTGCAACCCCTGCTGATTATGAGCTTCAGAAAAGTGAAGGTGTAATTGTAGAACAGTTGATTCGCCCTACTGGTTTATTGGATCCCATTATTGAAATACGCCCTACTGAAAATCAGATTGACGACTTAATTGAGGAAATCCAACAACGCGTCGATAAAGATGAACGAACCCTCGTCACCACATTAACCAAGCGTATGGCAGAAGAATTAGCCAAATACTTTACTCGCATGGGTGTTCGTTGTCGCTATGTCCACTCGGATGTAGATACCCTAGAACGCATCGAAATTATGCAAGATTTAAGAAAAGGGCTTTTTGATGTACTAATTGGGGTGAATTTACTTCGAGAAGGTTTAGATTTGCCTGAAGTATCGCTTGTCGCAATTTTAGATGCAGACAAAGAAGGTTTCTTACGCAGCCACCGTTCGTTAACGCAAACTGTGGGTAGAGCCGCGAGAAACGTCAATGGAAAGGCAATCATGTATGCGGATAAGATTACAGCCAGTATGCAAAAAACAATAGACGAAACCAATTATAGACGTAGTAAACAAATCGCCTATAATACACAACATAACATTACCCCAAAAGGATTAAATAAAAAGATCAGCAACGACCTCATTAAGCCAACCTACGACGAACTCATGACAGAACAAGTGAAGAAAGTCGCAGAAGAGCAAGTGAAATATCACAGCAAAGAGGAAATACAAAAGCTAATCAACAGCAAGCGAAAGGAAATGGAAAAAGCTGCCATGGATCTCAATTTTATGCTAGCTGCCCAATTACGAGATGAAATACAAATATTAAAAGATAAATTATAA
- a CDS encoding stage II sporulation protein M: MREVAFIKKNKEHWLSYEKALYSLQTQKPDYLASMYMQIMNDLAYAKTFYPNSKITQYLNSLAIQTYQKIYKTKRIEENRIKRFFLYDVPLAVYKHRRKLNFTLIVFVVFVAIGVISTHYDPSFTRNVLGDYYVNSTITNIKNDDAMAVYQSGSNWGSFIGITANNLYVGLRFFLFGLSAGLGTLLFLFYNGIMLGTFQYLFVNENAFMESVRGIWLHGAIEITAMIIEAFAGFVLGASLLFPQTLSRVNSLKLGFKDALTIFIATIPFTILAGFIEGYITRYAKTMPDVLNYAIILSTFSLIFFYFFLYPKRLVKKLNHI; encoded by the coding sequence ATGAGAGAAGTCGCGTTTATTAAAAAAAATAAAGAACACTGGCTTTCCTATGAAAAGGCCCTCTATTCCTTGCAAACGCAAAAACCAGACTATCTTGCATCCATGTATATGCAGATCATGAACGATTTAGCATATGCCAAAACTTTTTATCCCAATAGTAAAATTACACAATATTTAAACAGTTTGGCGATACAAACTTACCAAAAAATATACAAAACAAAACGAATTGAAGAAAATAGAATTAAACGCTTCTTTTTATACGATGTTCCCTTAGCAGTATACAAACACCGACGCAAATTAAACTTCACTTTAATTGTCTTTGTGGTATTTGTTGCAATTGGCGTTATTTCAACCCATTACGACCCTAGTTTTACGCGAAATGTACTCGGTGATTACTATGTCAACTCCACCATCACCAATATTAAAAACGATGATGCTATGGCGGTTTATCAATCGGGAAGTAATTGGGGTAGTTTTATAGGCATTACAGCCAATAACCTCTACGTTGGTTTGCGTTTCTTTCTCTTTGGATTAAGTGCAGGATTGGGTACCCTACTCTTTCTTTTTTACAACGGCATCATGTTGGGAACCTTCCAATACCTCTTCGTCAATGAAAATGCATTTATGGAGAGTGTACGTGGTATTTGGTTACACGGAGCGATAGAAATAACCGCTATGATCATTGAGGCTTTTGCCGGGTTTGTCTTAGGGGCAAGTTTACTCTTCCCTCAAACCTTATCGCGTGTCAATTCACTTAAATTGGGATTCAAAGATGCTTTAACCATCTTTATTGCCACCATTCCTTTTACCATTTTAGCAGGATTCATTGAAGGATATATAACTCGTTATGCGAAAACAATGCCGGATGTACTCAATTATGCCATCATCTTGAGTACGTTTAGCCTTATCTTTTTCTATTTCTTCCTTTATCCTAAACGATTAGTAAAAAAACTAAACCACATATAA
- a CDS encoding RDD family protein: MAKLTINTTQNIEIDFKAASIGERILAFILDMIFKILYFIVFYYLDTIFHFSNLFSNDVWSINAYFILISIPVIFYTVFFEILMQGYTPGKKILGIKVIKIDGYQATIVDYFVRWIFRVIDLFVGNGIVAVVSILCTSKSQRLGDFFAGTTVISTKTRMSLSTTIFQEVEQEYSPLLPQVIRLSDADIGVVKEIYLRFIQSRDYSLIKALANKLESELSIDKRQLELNNQQFVELVLKDYSHFTGKE, from the coding sequence ATGGCTAAATTAACAATAAATACAACACAAAACATAGAAATTGATTTTAAAGCGGCTTCGATAGGGGAGCGCATTTTGGCATTCATACTGGATATGATCTTTAAAATCCTCTATTTTATTGTATTCTATTATCTTGATACCATCTTTCATTTTTCGAATCTCTTTTCAAATGATGTTTGGTCGATCAATGCTTATTTTATCCTCATTAGTATTCCCGTTATCTTTTACACCGTTTTCTTTGAGATCTTAATGCAAGGATATACACCAGGAAAGAAAATACTGGGTATCAAAGTGATTAAGATTGACGGATATCAAGCAACGATTGTCGATTATTTTGTGCGATGGATATTTAGAGTCATTGATCTTTTTGTAGGAAATGGAATTGTTGCAGTAGTCAGCATTTTATGTACATCAAAAAGCCAACGGTTGGGCGATTTCTTTGCGGGAACCACGGTCATTAGTACAAAAACAAGGATGAGTTTATCCACTACGATTTTTCAAGAAGTAGAGCAGGAGTATAGCCCTTTACTCCCTCAAGTTATTCGCCTATCAGATGCGGATATTGGCGTAGTAAAAGAGATTTATTTGAGATTCATTCAAAGCAGAGATTATTCCTTAATCAAAGCATTGGCCAATAAGCTCGAGTCTGAATTAAGTATAGACAAGAGGCAATTGGAGTTAAATAACCAACAATTTGTAGAATTAGTCTTGAAAGACTATAGTCATTTTACAGGTAAAGAGTAA
- a CDS encoding DUF1456 family protein, whose translation MTNNDILKKLRVALQLRDEQIVEILELVDFRISKGELGNFFRNVDHPKYMECGDQILRNFLNGLVIYLRGTKEEPKNPMEVLQKNKENIVKKVKTDRPAEPKAFGSKPKAAGPAGKKPFAKSDKPKNPLGNIKFNNGKKK comes from the coding sequence ATGACTAATAACGATATTTTAAAGAAACTGCGAGTTGCTTTACAATTAAGAGACGAACAAATAGTAGAAATTCTTGAACTAGTTGATTTTAGAATTTCTAAAGGAGAACTAGGTAACTTCTTTCGAAATGTCGACCACCCAAAATACATGGAATGTGGCGATCAAATCTTGAGAAACTTCCTAAACGGATTGGTGATTTATCTTAGAGGTACAAAAGAGGAACCGAAGAATCCGATGGAGGTTTTACAAAAGAACAAAGAGAATATAGTGAAGAAAGTAAAAACGGACCGACCAGCTGAACCAAAAGCTTTTGGAAGTAAACCGAAAGCCGCAGGACCTGCAGGTAAAAAACCATTCGCTAAATCTGATAAACCTAAAAATCCACTGGGAAATATTAAGTTTAACAACGGAAAGAAAAAATAA
- a CDS encoding DUF4350 domain-containing protein: MNSSLKKFGIALLVLVTFVFIYESGKQKPINWNESFNNRDKNPYGLYILDQEIDALLKTDSLTRFNSSIYEFLEYEDYDTLSPSTLIVIGSAGIDLDQYTADYLKAYVEAGNTALVLYSNPNIAFLEAFGLSKEETAYHDINDTEPNTVLELANEHLTKQRFRIKNDSYNVNLQILDSTKSNVDVLGYKTVNGASKQVDLVRIKQGKGQLILGTSPIIFTNFYLLESNNHLYVESVFSYLPENQNHYLYVKSLGTPDTPEESSSLLRFIFGNVALKWAWYFFLLGLLVFTLFTAKRRQRIIPIIPPVKNTTIEFTKTVSNLYIQSKDYNDLMHKSIIYSLEKIRRVYYIDTAVLDEKFVHHYQLKTNKNKTDILAFVNLVNEFKKTNFLATQEDLVRLHQVTKKILD; the protein is encoded by the coding sequence ATGAACAGCTCTTTAAAAAAGTTTGGCATTGCCCTATTGGTTTTAGTCACCTTTGTTTTCATTTATGAAAGTGGAAAGCAGAAGCCAATTAATTGGAATGAATCCTTTAACAATAGGGACAAGAATCCCTATGGTTTATACATTCTCGATCAAGAAATTGATGCCTTACTAAAAACCGATTCTTTGACGCGTTTTAACTCTTCTATTTATGAGTTTTTAGAATATGAAGACTATGACACGCTTTCCCCTAGTACATTAATTGTAATTGGCTCCGCTGGGATTGATTTAGATCAATATACGGCTGATTATCTCAAAGCGTATGTAGAAGCAGGAAATACAGCACTTGTTCTCTATTCCAACCCTAATATTGCCTTTTTAGAAGCCTTTGGACTTTCTAAAGAAGAAACAGCCTACCATGACATAAACGACACGGAACCGAATACTGTATTAGAACTTGCGAATGAACATCTAACGAAGCAAAGGTTTCGAATTAAAAATGACTCCTATAATGTCAATTTACAAATCCTAGACAGTACAAAGAGTAATGTTGACGTTTTGGGATATAAAACAGTCAATGGAGCAAGCAAACAAGTGGATTTAGTACGGATAAAACAAGGAAAAGGTCAATTAATTTTAGGTACCTCTCCTATTATTTTTACCAATTTCTATTTACTAGAAAGCAACAACCATTTATATGTTGAAAGTGTATTCTCTTATTTACCTGAGAATCAGAACCATTATCTTTATGTCAAGTCCTTAGGCACACCCGACACACCCGAAGAGAGCAGCTCTTTGCTGCGTTTTATCTTTGGTAATGTCGCCTTAAAATGGGCGTGGTATTTCTTCTTGTTGGGATTACTTGTCTTTACTTTATTTACAGCCAAGCGAAGACAACGTATTATTCCGATTATTCCGCCAGTGAAAAACACAACGATAGAATTTACCAAAACCGTTTCGAATTTGTATATTCAATCCAAAGATTACAATGATTTAATGCACAAAAGCATCATTTACTCCTTAGAGAAAATCAGGCGAGTGTACTATATTGATACAGCGGTATTAGATGAAAAATTTGTGCATCATTACCAATTGAAAACCAACAAAAACAAAACCGATATTCTTGCTTTTGTCAACCTAGTCAATGAATTCAAGAAGACTAACTTTTTGGCAACACAAGAAGATCTGGTACGATTACATCAAGTAACCAAAAAAATATTAGACTAA
- a CDS encoding mechanosensitive ion channel family protein, whose product MPEGYLFKAIITVIAILIFLISRKITTSIIHSFSKKSEMKEGREAVVIRLFNLLLLVLLFVIIFTIWGVEKDNVLLTLTSVFTVIGVAMFAQWSLLSNITAGILLFFSFPFRIGDIIRIQDKDFPTEGRIVDIKAFYLLLVTKDGEQISYPNNLLLQKGIVILSPDHFETHEKNTLQE is encoded by the coding sequence ATGCCTGAAGGATATTTATTTAAAGCTATAATTACCGTAATCGCTATCCTTATCTTTTTAATTTCTAGAAAGATAACAACAAGCATCATTCACTCTTTTTCCAAGAAATCCGAGATGAAAGAAGGCCGAGAAGCTGTCGTTATTCGCTTGTTTAACTTGCTGTTACTTGTCTTATTATTCGTTATTATCTTTACGATATGGGGCGTTGAAAAAGACAATGTATTATTGACCTTAACCTCTGTATTTACAGTAATAGGCGTAGCTATGTTTGCGCAGTGGTCTTTGTTGAGTAACATCACAGCGGGTATCTTGCTTTTCTTCTCTTTTCCTTTTCGCATTGGAGATATTATCCGCATTCAGGATAAAGACTTCCCTACTGAAGGGCGAATTGTAGACATCAAAGCCTTTTATCTTCTGTTAGTAACAAAAGATGGAGAGCAAATTTCCTATCCCAACAACCTGCTTTTACAGAAAGGGATTGTCATCCTCAGTCCTGATCACTTTGAAACACATGAAAAAAATACATTACAAGAATAA
- a CDS encoding Maf family nucleotide pyrophosphatase codes for MPYQILNDYALVLGSNSPRRKQFLTDLGLTFVVRASDIEENYPPELQGAAITDFIAKLKADAIALTHDKEILITSDTTVWSEGQSLGKPVDRPEAIAMLQRLSGKMHEVITSICLKTTQKEHVFHVVTAVHFKALSLEQIEYYIDQYQPYDKAGAYGIQEWIGLVGIERINGSYTNIVGLPTTELMEELIQFIKA; via the coding sequence ATGCCCTATCAAATACTAAATGACTATGCCCTTGTACTGGGATCTAACTCCCCCAGACGCAAACAATTTTTAACCGATTTAGGGTTAACTTTTGTGGTTCGAGCATCAGATATAGAAGAAAATTATCCACCTGAACTACAAGGTGCAGCTATTACCGATTTTATCGCTAAGTTAAAAGCAGATGCCATCGCATTAACGCATGACAAAGAGATTCTAATCACCAGTGACACTACCGTTTGGAGTGAAGGTCAATCACTAGGAAAACCCGTAGATAGACCAGAAGCTATTGCAATGCTACAGCGTTTATCAGGCAAGATGCATGAAGTAATTACTTCTATCTGCTTGAAAACAACGCAAAAAGAGCATGTTTTTCACGTTGTTACAGCCGTGCACTTCAAAGCATTAAGTCTTGAGCAAATTGAATATTACATTGATCAGTATCAACCCTATGACAAAGCTGGGGCATACGGTATTCAAGAGTGGATTGGCTTAGTAGGCATCGAACGCATTAACGGATCCTACACCAATATTGTAGGATTACCGACCACCGAACTTATGGAAGAATTAATACAGTTTATTAAAGCATAA
- a CDS encoding AAA family ATPase, with protein MEHTTEPTTPQPDNLAFESRLDLGPLTEKVTAIKREISKVIVGQHKTIDRLLVALLANGHILLEGVPGVAKTLTAKVLSQTIDTTYSRIQFTPDLMPSDILGTSVFNMQTSAFDFKKGPIFANLVLIDEINRAPAKTQAALFEVMEERQITIDNLQFQMDQPFLVIATQNPIEQEGTYRLPEAQLDRFLFKIDVEYPSLEEEINILVKEHAFLGQQKVTQIEKVVSPEEIIAFQQLVKQIVVEEKVMEYIAKIVHQTRTNPMLYLGASPRASIAILNAAKGYAALNNRDFVTPEDIKEAAYPVLTHRVIVAPEREMEGITAKDIIQQIVETIDIPR; from the coding sequence ATGGAACATACAACAGAACCTACCACACCACAACCGGACAATCTAGCGTTTGAATCGCGTTTAGATTTAGGGCCATTGACAGAAAAAGTCACCGCGATTAAACGCGAAATAAGCAAGGTTATCGTTGGTCAACACAAAACGATTGACCGTTTGCTTGTCGCATTACTGGCTAATGGACATATTCTTTTAGAGGGAGTACCTGGTGTAGCCAAGACATTAACTGCAAAAGTTTTATCTCAAACCATTGATACCACATATAGCCGTATTCAATTCACTCCGGATTTAATGCCTTCTGATATTTTGGGAACTTCTGTATTCAATATGCAAACGTCCGCCTTTGACTTCAAGAAGGGACCTATATTTGCCAATTTGGTGTTGATTGACGAAATCAATCGCGCACCAGCTAAAACACAAGCAGCTTTATTTGAAGTAATGGAAGAAAGACAAATTACCATTGACAACCTACAATTTCAAATGGATCAGCCTTTCTTGGTTATTGCAACACAAAACCCAATTGAACAAGAAGGTACCTACCGTTTGCCAGAGGCGCAGTTGGATCGTTTCTTATTCAAAATTGATGTGGAATACCCTAGCTTAGAAGAGGAAATCAATATCTTAGTGAAGGAACACGCCTTTTTAGGTCAACAAAAAGTAACCCAAATTGAAAAGGTAGTATCACCAGAAGAAATAATCGCTTTTCAGCAGTTGGTTAAACAAATTGTTGTTGAGGAAAAAGTAATGGAATACATTGCTAAAATTGTACACCAAACGCGCACAAATCCAATGTTGTATTTAGGAGCATCTCCTCGTGCTTCTATCGCTATTCTAAACGCAGCAAAAGGCTATGCCGCATTGAATAATCGCGATTTCGTTACACCAGAAGATATTAAAGAAGCAGCTTACCCTGTATTGACACACCGCGTTATTGTAGCGCCAGAACGCGAAATGGAAGGAATTACAGCCAAAGAT
- a CDS encoding Rossmann-like and DUF2520 domain-containing protein → MVTITILGSGKVAHHLIGNILESDQLTLQQIYARNTNSVTDLVPENRVVNDIKALKPADIFIIAVSDISIEEVSKQVQIPNQFVVHTSGTIPMSAIQQERKGVMYMLQSFSKDKELDFSSIPFCIEANHKEDFQLLEKIAVSFSERVYKISSEQRKAIHLAAVFVNNFSNHMFTMGEDICKEYQVPFEILKPLILETANKIMHLSPFEAQTGPASRGDQNTINQHLEMLTDPTKKEIYQLITKSIQNR, encoded by the coding sequence ATGGTTACAATAACAATTTTAGGCTCGGGAAAAGTTGCGCACCACCTGATAGGAAACATCCTAGAAAGTGATCAGTTGACATTACAACAAATATACGCAAGAAATACGAATTCAGTTACTGATTTAGTACCTGAAAATAGGGTTGTCAATGACATAAAAGCGTTAAAACCCGCTGATATTTTTATTATTGCCGTCAGTGACATTTCCATTGAAGAAGTTTCAAAGCAAGTTCAAATCCCCAATCAATTCGTTGTTCATACGTCAGGGACTATCCCGATGTCTGCCATACAGCAAGAACGCAAAGGGGTGATGTATATGTTACAATCGTTTTCAAAGGACAAAGAATTGGACTTCTCCTCTATTCCTTTTTGCATTGAAGCCAATCACAAGGAAGATTTTCAACTGCTAGAAAAAATAGCCGTTAGCTTTTCAGAACGCGTTTACAAAATCTCATCGGAACAAAGAAAAGCCATTCACTTGGCTGCGGTATTTGTCAATAACTTCTCTAATCACATGTTTACGATGGGAGAAGACATCTGTAAAGAGTACCAAGTCCCTTTTGAGATTCTTAAGCCGTTGATTTTAGAGACAGCCAATAAAATTATGCATCTCTCTCCCTTTGAGGCACAAACTGGCCCTGCATCGAGAGGGGATCAAAATACCATCAATCAACATTTAGAGATGTTGACAGATCCAACCAAAAAAGAAATCTATCAACTTATTACAAAATCAATACAAAATAGATAA
- a CDS encoding trimeric intracellular cation channel family protein: MFSFFEILDLLGTLAFAISGALAGRERKLDLFGMIILAFATAVGGGTIRDMMIGITPVFWLTDLSYFYVTFFGVFLSLVFYKRFTILRYSLFLFDTIGIAVFTLIGIAKGMSVGLHPVFCIALGTITACFGGVIRDILANQIPIIFKKEIYATACIFGGCVFYLLEHYNVNKEVIYLTTAGSIITLRLFAVRYKWSLPFAQEVGKE, encoded by the coding sequence ATGTTTAGTTTTTTTGAGATTTTAGATTTGCTTGGAACATTGGCATTTGCAATTTCCGGAGCATTGGCGGGGCGTGAGCGTAAGCTAGATTTATTTGGTATGATTATCTTGGCATTTGCCACAGCAGTGGGTGGCGGTACCATACGGGATATGATGATTGGAATTACCCCTGTATTTTGGTTGACCGACTTAAGTTACTTTTATGTAACCTTTTTTGGTGTTTTTCTTTCGTTGGTGTTTTATAAACGCTTTACGATTTTGCGCTATTCGCTATTTTTATTCGATACCATTGGTATCGCCGTATTTACTTTAATCGGTATCGCCAAAGGAATGTCCGTAGGGTTGCATCCTGTATTTTGTATTGCTTTAGGTACAATTACAGCTTGTTTTGGAGGGGTGATTCGCGATATTTTAGCCAATCAAATTCCGATTATCTTCAAAAAGGAGATTTACGCTACCGCTTGTATATTTGGAGGATGTGTGTTCTATTTATTAGAACACTATAACGTCAATAAAGAAGTGATCTATCTTACAACAGCAGGAAGTATTATTACCCTTCGTTTATTTGCTGTTCGCTATAAATGGAGTTTGCCTTTTGCACAAGAAGTAGGAAAGGAGTGA
- a CDS encoding group III truncated hemoglobin produces the protein MSKDIEHLKDIQLLVNTFYGRVQQDDLIGPIFNERLAGKWDYHLEKMYAFWQTVLLEEHTYSGRPFPPHAKLPVHQEHFERWKEIFNRTVDELFEGKIADEAKWRAERMAAMFLSKIEYFRGN, from the coding sequence ATGAGTAAAGATATAGAACACCTTAAAGATATTCAATTGTTGGTCAATACGTTTTACGGTAGAGTTCAACAAGATGATTTAATTGGTCCCATATTTAATGAGCGCTTAGCAGGTAAATGGGACTACCATTTGGAGAAAATGTACGCATTTTGGCAGACTGTTTTGCTGGAAGAACATACGTATTCAGGAAGACCTTTTCCGCCACACGCAAAATTACCTGTTCACCAAGAGCATTTTGAACGTTGGAAGGAAATTTTTAATCGCACAGTCGATGAACTATTTGAAGGTAAAATTGCCGATGAAGCCAAATGGCGCGCAGAACGCATGGCAGCAATGTTCTTGAGTAAGATTGAGTATTTTAGGGGGAATTAG
- a CDS encoding KdsC family phosphatase, whose protein sequence is MSKHFKEIMNDITTFIFDVDGVLTDGKVHVTNNGDLLRIMSIKDGYAVKAALENGYRVCIISGGSNEGVKTRLSNLGVKDIYLGVSNKVEIFKKYCADHNLQPEEILYMGDDIPDYHVMQLVALPTAPQDASPEIKRISRYISHKNGGEGAVREVIEQVMKTQHKWFQHFDAKYD, encoded by the coding sequence ATGTCTAAACACTTTAAAGAAATCATGAACGATATCACTACATTCATATTTGATGTAGATGGAGTCCTAACAGATGGAAAAGTTCACGTTACAAACAATGGAGATTTATTGAGAATCATGAGCATCAAAGATGGTTATGCTGTCAAAGCTGCTTTAGAAAATGGCTATCGCGTGTGTATCATCTCTGGTGGAAGTAACGAAGGTGTAAAAACAAGATTGAGCAATTTAGGTGTGAAAGACATCTATTTGGGTGTTTCCAACAAAGTGGAGATTTTCAAAAAGTATTGTGCAGACCACAACCTACAGCCAGAAGAAATTTTATATATGGGAGATGATATTCCAGATTATCACGTAATGCAGCTAGTAGCCCTTCCTACGGCTCCTCAAGATGCATCTCCTGAAATCAAGCGTATCTCTCGTTATATCTCTCATAAAAATGGTGGCGAAGGCGCTGTGCGTGAAGTGATTGAGCAAGTGATGAAAACCCAACACAAATGGTTCCAACACTTTGATGCTAAATACGATTAA